A genomic stretch from Streptomyces venezuelae ATCC 10712 includes:
- a CDS encoding TetR/AcrR family transcriptional regulator yields MIETSAADTPKLTGRGAARRSALFEELVALLVGEGFARLTLDDLAARLRCSKRTLYGLAGSKEQLVRAAVVHFFRRATARVEAVLAAASDPAERLAAYLRAVSAELAPVSPQFFDDVAAFEPAAEVYERNTRAAAGRVQQLIEEGVRAGVFREVHVTFAADVISSVMVRIQRRQVAAATGLADAEAYEQLAELLLSGLRKV; encoded by the coding sequence GTGATCGAGACCTCAGCCGCCGACACCCCGAAGCTCACGGGCCGCGGCGCGGCCCGCCGCTCCGCCCTCTTCGAGGAACTCGTCGCCCTCCTCGTGGGCGAGGGGTTCGCCCGGCTGACGCTCGACGACCTGGCCGCCCGGCTGCGCTGCTCGAAGCGGACCCTGTACGGCCTGGCCGGCAGCAAGGAGCAGCTGGTGAGGGCGGCGGTGGTGCACTTCTTCCGGCGCGCCACGGCCCGGGTCGAGGCGGTCCTGGCCGCCGCGAGCGATCCGGCCGAGCGGCTCGCCGCCTATCTGCGGGCGGTCTCGGCCGAGCTGGCGCCGGTGTCGCCGCAGTTCTTCGACGACGTGGCCGCGTTCGAACCGGCGGCGGAGGTGTACGAGCGCAACACGCGCGCGGCCGCCGGCCGGGTCCAGCAGCTGATCGAGGAGGGCGTCCGGGCGGGCGTGTTCCGCGAGGTGCACGTGACCTTCGCCGCCGACGTCATCTCCTCGGTGATGGTCCGCATCCAGCGGCGCCAGGTGGCCGCGGCGACCGGTCTCGCCGACGCCGAGGCGTACGAGCAACTGGCGGAGCTTCTCCTCAGCGGACTCCGCAAGGTCTGA